The Streptomyces sp. NBC_00286 nucleotide sequence TCTCGGGGGCGGAGGACAGAACGACATCGGCGTCGGGCCGCAGTCGACGTACCACGGCGGCTGCCGCGAGCAGTCCGATTCCGGAGTCCATGAGCGCGATCTTCACCCGGTCACCATAGACGATCCGCCTCAACAGGCCCCCGGCGTGGGGCAGACTGCGGCCCGTGAACGCCCTTGTGTGGACCGCCACCGGATCGCTGGCCGCCTGGCTGTGGCTGCTACTGGGACAGGGCTTCTTCTGGCGTACGGATCTACGGTTGCCGCCGTGCCAGGAGCCAGAGGACTGGCCTTCCGTCTGCGTCGTCGTACCGGCGCGGGACGAAGCCGCCGTACTCCCGGGCAGCCTGCCGTCGCTCCTCGCACAGGACTATCCAGGGCGGGCGGAGGTGTTCCTGGTCGACGACGGGAGTTCGGACGGCACCGGGGAGCTGGCCCGCGAGCTTGCCGAGCGGTACGGCGGGCTGCCGCTGACCGTCGGCTCGCCCGGAGAGCCGCCCGTGGGGTGGACGGGCAAGCTCTGGGCCGTACGGCACGGAATCGGTCTGGCACGCGCGCGTGCACCCGAATATCTGCTGCTGACGGACGCGGACATCGCCCACGCGCCGGACAGCCTGCGGGAGTTGGTGTCCACGGCCCGCACGGGAGGCTTCGATCTCGTCTCGCAGATGGCACGGCTGCGGGTCGAGAGCGTCTGGGAGCGGCTGGTGGTGCCCGCCTTCGTGTACTTCTTCGCTCAGCTGTATCCGTTCCGCTGGATCGCCGTGAGGGGGTCGCGGACGGCTGCCGCGGCAGGCGGCTGCGTCCTGTTGCGCGCGGACGCCGCCGAGCGGGCGCGCATTCCGGATGCCATCCGGCACGCGGTCATCGACGACGTGGCGCTCGCGAAGGCGGTCAAGGGCTCCGGGGGCCACATCTGGCTGGGGCTCGCGGAAAAGGTCGACAGCGTGCGCCCGTATCCGCGGCTGCATGACCTGTGGCGGATGGTGTCGCGAAGTGCGTACGCCCAACTGCGGCACAACCCACTGCTGCTGGTCGGCACGATCGTGGGCCTCGCGGTGGTGTACCTGGTGCCGCCCGTGGCGCTCTATGCGGGTCTGGCCGCGGGGAGTGCGGGTGCAGCGATGGCGGGCGGGCTCGCTTGGCTGCTGATGACAGCGACGTATCTGCCGATGCTCCGCTACTACCGGCAACCGCTCCCGCTCGCCCTGTTGTTGCCGGTCACCGCGTTTTTGTACCTCCTCATGACGGTGGATTCCGCGGTGCAGCACTACAGGGGGCGCGGAGCGGCCTGGAAAGGCCGCACCTACGCCCGTCCCGACGCGGCGCCCGAACAGCGGTGATTGATCACTCCCGGTCGGGTCACTTCCTGCCGGGGGTCCAGTTCATGCCCCACCCGTAGGCGTAGTCGACGGTGCGCTGCGGGCTCACGCCGCGCTCGGGAACCAGGAATCGGGCCTCGCGCTGGACGACGAGATCGCTGCCGGTGTTGGTGATGAGGGCCAGTGCGCACACCGTCGAGGGAACGGTGCACTCGCCGAGCGAGAAGTCGATGGGAGCGCCGTGCAGGGGCTGGAGGGTCACCGTGGCGTCCAGGTCGGCGAAGGACCGGGCTCCTTCGTAGATGGTGACGAAGATGAGAATGCGGCGGAAGTACTGCTGGTGGTCGAGGTTGATGCTCATGTTCTCGCCACTCGCCGAGGCACCGGTGCGGTCGTCGCCGTCGAGATGGATGAACGGCGGCTGGTGCAGCGCCCCGAAGGCGTTGCCCAGTGCCTGGACGACGCCCTTGCTGCCGTCGGAGAGCTCGTACAGGGCGCACAGGTCGAGGTCGAGGTCGGAGTGCATGGCGACGGCCTGGCCGAGCTTGCTGCGCCACCCCGAGAACTGCTTACGTACTTGCCAGTTGAGGTTCACACGCATGGCGCCGGAGGTGCCGCCCTGCTTGGTGAGCGAGACCGACGGGGCTTCCTTGGTCAGCGTGACCTTGGTCAGACGTACCGGGGCGGCGGGCTGGGCGGGCGGCGCGGCCGGTGGTGGCGTCGGCGGGGCGGCCGTGACCGGCGGGGCGACGGACGCGGGCGGCGGTGGCGTCGAGGGCATGGGCGTCGGCGTGGTGGGCGCGGGCGCCGCCTGCTGCGGTTCGTCCACGGTGATGCCGAAGTCCGTGGCCAGCCCCTCGAGTCCGCTGCTGTAGCCCTGCCCGACGGCACGGAACTTCCAGGCGCCCTGGCGGCGGTAGAACTCCCCGAGCACGAAGGCGGTCTCCACGGTCGCGCCCTCGCTGTCGAAGCGCGCGACCTCTGTGCCCTGTTGGGCATCGAGGACCCGGATGTACAGGCCGGGCACCTGCCCGAACGTGGCGCCGTCCGTGGAGGCGGCGAGCACCACGGTCTCGACCTCGGGCTCCACCCGCGCGAGGTCGACGACCAGTGTGTCGCTCACCTGGCCGCCGGCGTTCTGCTTGCCCTCGTGCCGCACGGATCCGGAGGCGTGCGCGGGCTGGTTGTAGAAGACGAAGTCCTGGTCCGACCGGACCTTTCCGGAGACCAGCAACAGCGCCGAGGCATCCGCGTCGGGGACGCCGGGGCCAGCACGCCACCCCAACTCGACGCGAAGTCCGGCCGTCGGCATCGGAACATTCGAACCTTTAGGCATTGACATGTCCGCCCCCATCGGGTGTCTCCGCGCCGGATCGCGCTTCAGTTCAGTACATGAAGTCGTTCTTCGCCAACCTATTCCAGCGAACGGCGATCGCCCATGACCTCGTTCGCCGGAAGGACGTGCGACTGGCCGGTAACCCTCCCGGAACTTGGCCTTTACCAGATCTCAACTTCAACCGCCGCCCCTTTTCTACAAGTTCGCTCACATTAGGGATGGCGCGTCACTGCCGACACGAAAAAGAACCCTCTTATCGGTCTCCCCAACCAGCACATCGTGGGCTTAACTTATGTGCCATGACCTCCCCCCGCTCCACCTATGGCGGCGGTTACTACTCCGCCTCCTTCCCGGACACTCCGATCTACGACTCGCTCGTCGCTGAGCGGGGTACCCCGCAGATCGCGCCGATCCGGGTCCCCGCGGCGTACGACACGGGCAACCACCTGCCCGCGCTTCCGTCGGCGCTGCCCGCCCTGCCGGCCGCCCCGTCACCGCAGGCGCCGTCGTACGGCTACCCGCAGGCCCAGCCGCTGCAACAGGCCGCCACGCCGTACATCCCGCAACAGCAGACAGCCGGTCCGCGTGGCTACCCGGGCCCTCAGGCCCAGCAGCCCCAGCAGCCCCAGCGTCCCGTACAACCACAGCGTCCGGTACAACCCCAGCGTCCCGTGGCGGGCGGTACGGGCTACGAGGCGATGCGCCCCGCGGCTCCCCGTCCGGCTCCGGCGCCGTATCAGGACCCGTACAACGGTCAGCAGCAGCAATACCGCGGCGGCTACTGAGGTCTCGCTCCCTCAGCCGGCCACCTCCGAGGAGGTTGTCAGTGCCGGCTGACAAGATGACCTCATGTCGATGTCGGTGCTGCACTCGATCCACGTCTACCCGCTCAAGGCGGCCAAAGGCCATGCCGCGCGCGAGGCCGTCGTGGAGCCCTGGGGCCTGGTGGGCGACCGGCGTTGGGTGCTGATCGACGAGACGGGCAAGGTCATCACCCAGCGCGCGCATACGCGCATGGCGCTTGCCGCCGCCGAGCCACAGCCCGGCGGCGGTGTTCTGCTGTCCGGACCCGGCCGTGAACCGCTCGCTGTTCCCGTGCCCGAGCCGATCGGCACGACGACGGTCGAGATGCCGCGCGACAAGGTGGAGGGGGTTCCAGCCGACGCCGCGGCGCACGCCTGGTGCAGCGACTATCTCGGCATCGACGTGCGTCTCGTGCATCTCGACGAGCCGGCCACCCGACGTCCCCTCGATCCGGAGTACGCGCGTCCGGGCGAAACCGTCAGCTTCGCCGACGCCTATCCCCTGCTGCTCACCACCGTCGCCTCCCTCGACGCCCTCAACTGCCTGATAGCGCGCGGCGACCGGCCCGACGAGGGCCCCCTCCCCATGAACCGCTTCCGGCCGAACGTGGTGGTCGAGGGCACCGACGCCTGGTCCGAGGACGGCTGGTCGAGGATCGCCATCGGTGAGGCGGTCTTCCGCGTGGCCAAGCCGTGTGCGCGCTGTGTCGTGACCACCACCGACCAGGACACCGCCGAGCGCGGCGGGGAACCGCTGCGCACGCTCGGCCGCCACCGACGCATCGGCGGCAAGCTGCTCTTCGGGCAGAACCTCGTGCCGGAGTCCGTCGGCACCGTGCGCGTGGGAGACCCGGTCAGATTCCTCGAATAGACCCTCGCGTGGGGAACCACGGCGCCGGGCACGCCCGTTGAGGTCTTGTGAGAAGTTCTTGACTTCCTCCCCCGCGTGAACGAGGGGGATTCCTACGGCTCGCGCCGTGGGGTTTTCTGCTTCACCGCCGACTGCCCGCCCGGAGTTCTCCGTTGAGGTCTTACACCGGCTCCACAGACAGACACCGCCAGCCCGGCGGCCAGAAGGTTCTCAGCGGCGTTCACGTCCCGGTCATGGGCCGTGCCGCAACTGCCGCACGTCCAGGAACGGACATGCAGCGGCATCGCCTCAGAAAGGCTGCCGCAGGCGGAGCACAGCTTGGAGGAAGGAAAGAAGCGGTCCACCGCGATTACTTCCCGCCCGTACCAGTCGGCCTTGTACTCCAGCATGCTCCGGAACTGGGACCACGCGGCATCACTGATGGCGCGGGCCAGGCTCCGGTTTTTGACCATGTTGCGTACGGTCAGGTCCTCGATCACAAGCGTTTGGTTCTCACGCACGAGTCGAGTGGTCAGCTTGTGCAGCACATCCCGCCTGCGGTCGGCGATCCGGGCATGGATCTTGGCGACCTTCTGGCGGGCCTTTTGCCGGTTGGCACCCTCGCCCTTGGCCTTGCGGGACAGCTCCCGCTGGGCCTTCGCCAGTCGCTCGCGGTCGCGGCGCTCATGCCGCGGGTTGGCGATCTTCTCCCCCGTGGAGAGGGTCAGCAGGTGGTTAAGCCCGACGTCGATACCCACTGCCGCGTCGACCGCCGCGAGCGGCTTGACCCGCGGGTCCTCGCACAGCAGGGAGACGAACCAGCGTCCGGCGCTGTCCCGGCTCACCGTCACCGTGCTCGGCGTCGCCCCCTCGGGCAGGGGACGCGACCAGACGATGTCCAGCGGGTCGGCCATCTTGGCCAGTGTCAGCTGGCCGTCGCGGAACCGGAAGGCGGAGGAGGTGTACTCCGCGCTCGCCCGGGAGGTCTTCTTCGCCTTGAAGCGCGGGTACTTGGCGCGTTTGGCGAAGAAGTTCGCGAAGGCGGCCTGCAGGTGCCGCAAGGCCTGCTGCAGCGGCACGGAGGAGACCTCGTTGAGGTAGGCGAGTTCCTCTGTCTTCTTCCACGCGGTCAGCAGGGCCGAGGTCTGGTTGTAGTTGACCCGTTCCTGCCGCGCCCAGGCCTCGGTACGGGCCGCGAGGGCCATGTTGTAGACCTTGCGCACGCATCCGAAGGTGCGCGACAGCTCGGCTGCCTGCGCATCGGTCGGATAGAAACGGTACTTGAAGGCCCGCTTCACGCCAGTGGCCATGACTCACCAACTATCACATCAACTTGTGACCCCTGCTTGGTAGTTGGCGATGGACGCCGAACCGCCCAGGAGGCGAATCGGCTTTCCCTGCCCTGCTCCGCAGGAGTCCGCTTCCTCCCCCGCCTGAAGGCGGGGGTATCCACAGAGGAATCCGGATGAATGGCCGGTGCTGGGGTGATTTCGCTCTCTCTTCCCCGGCCACGTGCGTGGACGGCTCCGCCGGCGGGTTATGACGGATGGGGAAGGGGGTGCGGGACATTGCGGACCATCAGGGGACTCTGGCGCTGGCGGCACAATCCGCTGTGCCGTAGGACCGACCTCGTCGAGGCCTGGCTGGCACTGGCGACGCTGCTGCTCATCCTGGTCGCCGCCCCCGTGGCCGGCGCGTGGGTCGGCTCAGTCGCCCAGGACGCCCTGCAGGAGTCCGTACGGCAACAGCGGCTGGACCGCCACCTGGTGGACGCGACCGTCGTGAAGAAGGCGGATAGCCGCCCGTTCGACCCCGACCCCGAGACGTCCTCGGCACGCGACTCCCACAACCGAGTGGTCGCCGACTGGAAGGGCCCGGACGGCTCGGAGCGGCACGGCACGGTGACGGCCGCCCTCAAGTCCCCGCAGCCGGGCGACCGGTTCAAGCTGTGGACCGACGAACAGGGCCGAACAATCGGCCGCCCCCTGGACACCGCCACCGCGACGACGCACGCCGTGCTCGCCGGGTTCGGCACGGCAGCCGCCTGCGCCGGATTCCTCGAGGGTTCCCGGAGGCTGGTCGTGTGGCGCATGATGCGGCGCCGGTACGCCCGCCTGGACCGGGCATGGTCGCAGGCCGGACCGGACTGGGGCAGGACCGGCACGGGCAGTTGACAGCCTTCCGCTCCGGTCAACTCCCCCTGTCCGCGCACGCTACGGTGGACCGGCCGAACTGTTCGGCACGTCGTGAGAGGCTGTTTCCGAACCCCCGTGAGCTGACCGGTCGGGGGCGAGGGGGAGCGACGAGGAGCCTCTCAGGACCCGCGTACGACGAGGTGGGGGCACAGCAGCGCCATGGCACAGGGCACGGTCCAGGTGACGCACACCGGCACGTCTCGGTGGCGACGCCGCACGGGTGAGTACGCATCGCTCGCCGCCGCCCTGGAGGCCGCGGGCGACGGTGATGTGCTCACCGTCGCGCCCGGTACGTACAGGGAAAACCTCGTCGTCCGGCGGACGGTGACCCTGCGGGGCCCGGAGGGCTCCCCCGGTTCCGTACGCATCGCGCCCGTTGACGGTGTGCCGCTCACGGTGCGCGCGTCCGCGGTAGTCCAGGACCTGCTCGTGGAGGGCCAGGACGCGGCGGCGCCCGCGCTGCTCGTCGAGGAGGGCGCTCCGGAGCTCACGGACATCCGGATCGTCACGCGTTCCGCCGCCGGGATCGAGGTGCGCGGCGGTGCGCGTCCGACCGTGCGGCGCTGCACGGTCGACAATCCGGCGGGTGTCGGTATCGCCGTACTGGACGGCGGGGGCGGGGTGTTCGAGGACTGCGAGGTCGTGGCCGCAGGCCAGTCGGGCATCGCCGTGCGCGGCGCCGCCCATCCACGCCTTGAGCGCTGCCGGGTGCATCACGCGTCGGGCGCGGGCCTGTCGGCGACCGGTGAGCATTCCGCGCTGGAGGCTGTGGGCTGCGAGGTGTATGAGGTCAAGGGCAGCGGCGTCCAGGTCACCGCGCGGGCGACGGCGCATCTCACCGACTGCGTCGTGCACCGGACCACGGCGGACGGTGTCACGCTCGACACGGACGCCGTGCTCACGCTCGCCGACTGCCGGATCCACGACATCCCGGAGAACGCGGTCGATCTGCGTTCCCGCTCGGTCCTGACGATGACCCGTTCCACGGTGCGGCAGTTCGGGCGCAACGGCCTTTCGGTGTGGGATCCCGGCACACGGGTGGACGCCGACCAGTGCGAGATCCATGACAGTACGGGCGACTATCCCGCGGTCTGGGTGAGCGACGGCGCGACCGTGGTGCTCGACTCGTGCCGGGTGCACGACGTGCCGGACGCCCTCTTCGTGCTCGACCGCGGCTCGCGCGCCGATGTCGTCGACAGCGATCTGTGGCAGGTGCGCAACACGGCGGTGTCGGTGAGCGACGGAGCCACCGCACAGCTCGACGACTGCCGTATCCGGGACGCCGCGACCGGCGCCTGGTTCCGCGATCACGGCAGCGGCGGCACGCTCTCGGGGTGCACCATCGACGGTGCGCAGACGGGTGTGATCGTGACCAAGGGCGCCGACCCCACCGTCGAGCGCTGCACGGTCGACTCGCCCGCGGAGGCCGGTTTCTACGTCTCGGCCGGCGGCCGCGGCACGTTCCACGGCTGCCGCGTCACGGGCAGCGGAGGCTACGGCTTCCATGTGATCGACGGCTGCCGTACGACGCTCAGGAAGTGCCGTACGGAGCGCTGCGCGCGCGGGGGTTACGAGTTCGCCGACGCCGGCGGCGACCAAGGATCCGGCAACGGACCCGTCGTCGAGGAGTGCACGAGCGACGAGAGCGCCGGGGTACGGCCTCCGCCAGCTCAGACGGCCGTGGAGACGACGAGCCAGTCCCCCGGTCTGCTGGGCGCCATCCCAGGTCAGCGCACGACCGAGCAGGAGCCGCTGGTCACCGCGCAGCCGCCCGGGCAGCCCGAGCAGCCCGCACGCACGTCGAAGGCCGTGCTCGGTGAACTCGACGCGCTGGTCGGCCTCGACAGCGTCAAGCGCGAGGTGCGGGCCCTCACCGACATGATCGAGGTGGGCCGCCGCCGTCAGCAGGCGGGCCTCAAGGCGGCCTCCGTGCGGCGCCATCTGGTCTTCACCGGCTCCCCCGGCACGGGCAAGACGACCGTCGCCCGGCTGTACGGCGAGATCCTGGCCTCGCTCGGTGTCCTGGAGAAGGGCCATCTCGTCGAGGTGTCCCGGGTCGATCTGGTCGGCGAGCACATCGGCTCCACGGCCATCCGTACGCAGGAGGCCTTCGACAAGGCGCGCGGAGGCGTGCTGTTCATCGACGAGGCGTACGCGCTGTCGCCGGAGGACTCGGGACGCGACTTCGGGCGCGAGGCCATCGACACCCTTGTGAAGCTGATGGAGGACCACCGGGAGGCGGTGGTAGTGATCGTCGCGGGGTACACGGCCGAGATGGAGCGCTTCCTTCGCGTCAACCCCGGGGTGGCGTCCCGTTTCTCACGGACCATCACATTCAGCGACTACGTTCCCGAGGAGCTGCTGCGGATCGTGGAACAGCAGGCTGAGGAGCACGAGTACCGGTTGGCGCCGGGCGCGGGCGAAGCGCTGCTGAAGTACTTCACGGCGATCCCGAAGGGGCCCGCGTTCGGCAACGGCCGCACCGCGCGGCAGACGTTCGAGGCGATGGTGGAGCGGCACGCGGGGCGGGTCGCCCAGCTCGCCGAGACGAGCACGGACGACCTCACCCTGCTTTACGCCGAGGACCTGCCCGAGTTGCCCTGAGGCGCACCGTCCGCTCCTGGATCGGACTGAGCCTCACTGTCCGCGCCCCGACCGGGCTGCAGTTCGTCTTCAGCGCCCGGACCGGGCTACGGCTCGCCGTCCGCACCCGGCCCGGACTGAGGCTCACTGGCCGCGCCCCGACCGGGCTGCAGTTCGTCTTCAGCGCCCGGACCGGGCTACGGCTCGCCGTCCGCACCCGGCCCGGACTGAGGCTCACTGGCCGCGCCCCGACCGGGCTGCAGTTCGTCTTCAGCGCCCGGACCGGGCTACGGCTCGCCGTCCGCACCCGGCCCGGACTGAGGCTCACTGGCCGCGCCCCGACCGGGCTGCAGTTCGTCTTCAGCGCCCGGACCGGGCTACGGCTCGCCGTCCGCACCCGGGCCGGACTGAGGCTCACTGGCCGCGCCCGGACCGGGCTGAGGCGCAACGTCCGCACCCGAAGCGGGTGACTGCCCGCCTTGTGGGCGCGGACCGGACTGCGGCTCGCCGTCAGGTGGCGTGTCCGGATCAGGCTCACTAGGTCCTGGGGACCCGCCTTCCGGGCGCGGGCCCGGCACATCCGGCCTGAGTCGTGTGAGCAGTCGCTGCCGTTCCTCGGCGAATGCGGGGTCGGCCTGGTAGTCGGAGTGGCCGAGGATCGGTGCGGGCAGCGGGTGTTCGGCGGTGCGGCCGTATGCGAGGGGGTCCTTGAGTGGCTCGCGGTCGACTTTCGGGCCGCAGTCGCCGGGGAGCCGGACGGGGCCGCCGATGGGGTCGGTGGCCCGGTGGAGGTTGCGCCAGCAGTCGATCTCGCGGTGCAGGCCGCTGAGCGCGTCGGGACCGAAGTGGGCCGGGAACCAGCGCCCGTAGAGCCGCTCCAGGGGTGAGCCGTAGGTCAGCAGCGCGACGCGCTTGCGGACCGACGGGGTGAGCTGCCAGGCCGCGGCGGCGGCGAGAACGCTGCCCTGGGAGTGCCCGGAGATGACGAGCCGTCCGCCCGTGGTGCGTGTCCAGGTGGCCATGCGCCAGGTCAGGTCGGGCACGGCGCGCTCGGCGTAGCAGGGGGGCGCGAAGGGATGTGCCGCGCGCGGCCAGAACGTACCGACGTCCCACAAGATGCCGATGGTGCGCCGTGCGGAGGGATCTTTGTAGGCGCGGCGGCCCCAGGTGACGAACAGTATGAAGCCGACGCCGATCAGCCAGGAGCCGAGCGCCTGCGCGGTCTCGGCTGCGCCCTCCACGAAGGGGTGCGTGTCCTGCGCCGCCTTGCCCGGCACTTCGTCGGACGCTATGGCGCCCACCAGGGCCACGATGCCCAGCAGGAGCGTCACCACGGAGGTGATGCCGATGATGCGGGGAGCCCGGTCGGTGAGCGAGGCCATTGCGCGGGTGCGTGCGATGCGCCGGGTGCGCTCGGTGTCCTTGGGTTCGGCGGGGTAGTCCTGTTCCACCTCGCTCATCGCGGCGCGGCGCAGTTGCACCGTGCGCCGGGCCAGCCAGGCGAAGAGCAGCAGGAGGACGACGAGGAGGGGCGGGATGACGGACGCCTGCCAGGTCAGGAACACCGGCGGGCCCTTGATCGAGCCGCCGGTGCCGTCCAGCCAGTCGGCGACGCGCTGGGCCACGCCGCCGGAGAACACGCCGCCGAGCGCGCAGGCCAGCATGGCGACGGCGGGACCGGCCAGTCCGCGCATCGCGGTGCGGGCGTCGGGGTGGGAGCGGTAGAGGAGGTGGGCGACCACGCCGATCGCGATCACGAGGAGGCCCTGGACGAGGACGATGCCGCCGAAGGTCGCGTCGCCCGGCAGCCGGTGGACCGAGCGCCACTCCGGACGCGACCAGCCCGCGTAGACGACGGTGAGGGCGAGCAGGACCAGCGAGCCGATGGGCAGCCAGCGCACCAGGGCCTCGTCGAGTTGCCGGTCCAGACGGCGCTCGCTGCGGCCCCTGCGGCACACGACCCACACCACGACGAGCGCGCCCACCACGAGCGCCCCGTTCAGGAGCCAGCCCAGCACTTCCAGGACGACCGGCCCGCCGTCTCCGCGGTCGTGGCGGGCGGCGGAGGTGCCGACGCCGGCGGTGACCGTCAGCAGGCCCGCGGCAGTGTGGGCGGCGCGCAGCCGGGCCACCAGGCGGCGCCCGTACCAGAAGCCGGGGCGGCCCAGGCCCAGGCGGCTGGTGTCCTCGTCCAGGTCGGCCCCGTCGGTCATCGGCTGCTGGGACTCGTACGCACTCCAGGTGCGGTGGGAGAGGTACCACAACAGGCCGGTGAGGGCGGCCGGCACCAGGGCGGCCAGGGCGAGGCGGCGGCCCGGCTGACTCCACCAGCCGTCATCGGACTCGACGGGCGCCATGAAGCCCAGCCAGGAGTGGTCCGCCGCGCATGCGCGCGAGCCCGCGCACTGCCAGGCGGCCAGGTCCAGGGCCACCTCGCAGGCGGCGGCGACCAGCAGCACCGTGAGGGTCAGGCTCACCAGCCGGACGAGCAGGCCGTAGAGGCGTACTGTCCTGGTCCGGTTGTCGCTCACCGTGGGCCGCATCCAGTGGGCGAGATTGACCACCATGAACGGCAGGAGCAGCAGCCACAGGGCGCGGGCGCCGTTGCCGGAGGTGAGGTTGCACCATACGTACGCCTCGGGAACCGGCTTGCCGCGGTAGTCGTCGGGCCGCTGCTCCGCGTCGGCGTCGTCGATACGGCGGAAGACGGCGGCCGTCTCGTCGCCGGTGATCCGCACGGTGCGCGGATCGTTCAGCATCTCCTCGGGCGTGGTGCCGCCCACGCCGTGGACCAGGAGTTCAAGTGCGGTGTCGGCCGTTTCGGGCCGCCGCTCGGAGCTGGTCGCCTGCCCCGCCGAGGCACGTTCCTGTGAACGCTCCACTGTCCCTGCTTCCCCCGTACTGCCTGGTGACATGTGTCATGCGCAGGTACAAGAATCCCGGCTACGCGGCCGGTGCGCACCCCTGGTCACCGAATCTCCCCGATCCGTGTGACGGTGACGGCCCCGCGTTGCCCGCGTGACGTGTGCGCATGAGCACAGGCAGTGGCGCAAGGGGTGGGCACCCGTGCGAGTATGGGACGCCCTTGGGGTCCCGGACGGGAAGAATCTCCTCGTCGGAGGGGGTCGGAGGGGGTCGGAGGGGTCGAAGACGGGTCGGAGGGGGTTCGAGACAGTGTCGGGCGAATACGAGGCGAAGGGACCGGAGCGGACGTGAGCGAGAATCAGAACCTCCTCGCGGAGCAGCGCCGCGCTCTGATCCTCGACGAGGTCCGGCGGCGCGGCGGCGTCCGCGTCAACGAGCTCACCAGAAAGCTCGGCGTCTCCGATATGACGGTCCGCCGCGATCTGGACGCGCTGTCCCGGCAGGGCGTGGTGGAAAAGGTGCACGGCGGCGCGGTCCCGATCGTCGAGGCCAGCACCCATGAGCCGGGCTTCGAAGCCAAGTCGGGACTGGAGCTGACCGCCAAGGAGGACATCGCGCGGGCCGCCGCGAGCCTGGTCGCGCCGGGCACGGCGATCGCGCTGTCCGGCGGCACGACGACGTACGCGCTCGCCCATCAGCTCCTCGATGTGCCGGACCTGACCGTGGTGACCAACTCGGTGCGCGTGGCCGATGTCTTCCATGCCGCGCAGCGCACTTCCGGGCAGCGGCAGGGTGCGGCCACGGTCGTACTGACGGGTGGTGTGCGTACGCCTTCGGACTCGCTCGTGGGACCGGTCGCCGACCAGGCGATCGGGGCGCTGCACTTCGATGTGCTGTTCCTCGGGGTGCACGGCATCTCGGTCGAGGCGGGCCTGTCGACGCCGAACCTGGCGGAGGCCGAGACGAACCGGCGGCTCGTGCAGTCCGCGCGGCGCGTCGTCGTGGTCGCGGACCACACCAAGTGGGGCACGGTGGGGCTGAGTTCGTTCGCCGCGCTGGAGCAGGTCGACACGCTGGTCACGGACGCCGGGCTGCCCGCCGAGGCACGCGCGGAGGTCTCCGAGCATTTGCGGCGTCTGGTGGTGGCGGGCGAGCCCGAGGAGGATACAGACATCTGACGGGCCGCCAGTTATCGTGACCGTACGCCCGTGTTCCACCGCTTCACCTCGGGTCTGACGCTGTCCGGATTCCGTTCCCGCGAGGGGGTTTTCGTACGTGGCTCGCCAACTGCGCCCGGTTGGGCTCGACTTCCTCCAGGCCGCTCCAGTGCGTCTGGTGTTCGCGAGAGCGGTGAGCGCTCCCCCGGAGGCGGTCTTCCGTGCGCTGGCCGAGGACGTGGCGGGCTGG carries:
- a CDS encoding glycosyltransferase; this translates as MNALVWTATGSLAAWLWLLLGQGFFWRTDLRLPPCQEPEDWPSVCVVVPARDEAAVLPGSLPSLLAQDYPGRAEVFLVDDGSSDGTGELARELAERYGGLPLTVGSPGEPPVGWTGKLWAVRHGIGLARARAPEYLLLTDADIAHAPDSLRELVSTARTGGFDLVSQMARLRVESVWERLVVPAFVYFFAQLYPFRWIAVRGSRTAAAAGGCVLLRADAAERARIPDAIRHAVIDDVALAKAVKGSGGHIWLGLAEKVDSVRPYPRLHDLWRMVSRSAYAQLRHNPLLLVGTIVGLAVVYLVPPVALYAGLAAGSAGAAMAGGLAWLLMTATYLPMLRYYRQPLPLALLLPVTAFLYLLMTVDSAVQHYRGRGAAWKGRTYARPDAAPEQR
- a CDS encoding TerD family protein, which gives rise to MPKGSNVPMPTAGLRVELGWRAGPGVPDADASALLLVSGKVRSDQDFVFYNQPAHASGSVRHEGKQNAGGQVSDTLVVDLARVEPEVETVVLAASTDGATFGQVPGLYIRVLDAQQGTEVARFDSEGATVETAFVLGEFYRRQGAWKFRAVGQGYSSGLEGLATDFGITVDEPQQAAPAPTTPTPMPSTPPPPASVAPPVTAAPPTPPPAAPPAQPAAPVRLTKVTLTKEAPSVSLTKQGGTSGAMRVNLNWQVRKQFSGWRSKLGQAVAMHSDLDLDLCALYELSDGSKGVVQALGNAFGALHQPPFIHLDGDDRTGASASGENMSINLDHQQYFRRILIFVTIYEGARSFADLDATVTLQPLHGAPIDFSLGECTVPSTVCALALITNTGSDLVVQREARFLVPERGVSPQRTVDYAYGWGMNWTPGRK
- a CDS encoding DUF6643 family protein, translating into MTSPRSTYGGGYYSASFPDTPIYDSLVAERGTPQIAPIRVPAAYDTGNHLPALPSALPALPAAPSPQAPSYGYPQAQPLQQAATPYIPQQQTAGPRGYPGPQAQQPQQPQRPVQPQRPVQPQRPVAGGTGYEAMRPAAPRPAPAPYQDPYNGQQQQYRGGY
- a CDS encoding MOSC domain-containing protein; translated protein: MSMSVLHSIHVYPLKAAKGHAAREAVVEPWGLVGDRRWVLIDETGKVITQRAHTRMALAAAEPQPGGGVLLSGPGREPLAVPVPEPIGTTTVEMPRDKVEGVPADAAAHAWCSDYLGIDVRLVHLDEPATRRPLDPEYARPGETVSFADAYPLLLTTVASLDALNCLIARGDRPDEGPLPMNRFRPNVVVEGTDAWSEDGWSRIAIGEAVFRVAKPCARCVVTTTDQDTAERGGEPLRTLGRHRRIGGKLLFGQNLVPESVGTVRVGDPVRFLE
- a CDS encoding RNA-guided endonuclease InsQ/TnpB family protein, producing MATGVKRAFKYRFYPTDAQAAELSRTFGCVRKVYNMALAARTEAWARQERVNYNQTSALLTAWKKTEELAYLNEVSSVPLQQALRHLQAAFANFFAKRAKYPRFKAKKTSRASAEYTSSAFRFRDGQLTLAKMADPLDIVWSRPLPEGATPSTVTVSRDSAGRWFVSLLCEDPRVKPLAAVDAAVGIDVGLNHLLTLSTGEKIANPRHERRDRERLAKAQRELSRKAKGEGANRQKARQKVAKIHARIADRRRDVLHKLTTRLVRENQTLVIEDLTVRNMVKNRSLARAISDAAWSQFRSMLEYKADWYGREVIAVDRFFPSSKLCSACGSLSEAMPLHVRSWTCGSCGTAHDRDVNAAENLLAAGLAVSVCGAGVRPQRRTPGGQSAVKQKTPRREP
- a CDS encoding Rv1733c family protein, with protein sequence MRTIRGLWRWRHNPLCRRTDLVEAWLALATLLLILVAAPVAGAWVGSVAQDALQESVRQQRLDRHLVDATVVKKADSRPFDPDPETSSARDSHNRVVADWKGPDGSERHGTVTAALKSPQPGDRFKLWTDEQGRTIGRPLDTATATTHAVLAGFGTAAACAGFLEGSRRLVVWRMMRRRYARLDRAWSQAGPDWGRTGTGS